One region of Salvelinus namaycush isolate Seneca chromosome 3, SaNama_1.0, whole genome shotgun sequence genomic DNA includes:
- the LOC120035134 gene encoding NEDD8-conjugating enzyme Ubc12 — protein MIKLFSLKQQKKDEESAGGNRTGAGGKKASAAQLRIQKDINELNLPKTCEIVFPDQDDLLNFKLIISPDEGFYKGGKFVFSFKVGQGYPHDPPKVKCETMVYHPNIDLEGNVCLNILREDWKPVLTVNSIIYGLQYLFLEPNPEDPLNKEAAEVLQTNRRLFEQNVQRSLRGGYVGATYFERCLK, from the exons ATGATTAAGCTCTTTTCTCTGAAGCAGCAGAAGAAAGACGAGGAAtctgctggaggaaacagaacAGGAGCCGGGGGTAAAAAAGCAAGCGCGGCCCAGCTTCGAATACAGAAAG ACATCAATGAGCTGAACCTCCCAAAGACGTGCGAGATCGTCTTCCCCGACCAAGATGATCTGCTCAACTTCAAACTCATCATCTCACCAGACGAG GGATTTTACAAAGGGGGAAAGTTTGTCTTCAGCTTTAAG GTAGGACAGGGCTACCCTCATGATCCCCCGAAGGTCAAGTGTGAGACAATGGTGTACCACCCGAACATTGACCTGGAGGGCAATGTCTGCCTAAATATCTTGAG AGAGGACTGGAAGCCCGTGTTGACAGTAAACTCCATCATATATGGACTACAGTATCTATTTCTA GAGCCAAATCCAGAGGACCCTTTGAATAAAGAGGCGGCGGAGGTCCTGCAGACGAACCGACGGCTCTTTGAGCAGAATGTCCAGCGGTCGCTGCGGGGGGGCTATGTGGGCGCCACGTATTTTGAGCGGTGTCTCAAATAG